One Rhizoctonia solani chromosome 1, complete sequence DNA window includes the following coding sequences:
- a CDS encoding Reverse transcriptase from mobile element jockey protein has product MAPRTLQTRPDLGTYIPRAPSHELHPIFNHPKYPRNIQCRLVELLTGHGFYGEYSARFHPHIDPQCSCGEPKQSPEHLLMFCPDTEEYRQTITEISPERSWEEIFGTLPGLEAVSELILKSGIGKCRDPPAAAQTL; this is encoded by the coding sequence CGCGTCCAGATTTGGGCACCTACATCCCCAGGGCCCCATCCCACGAACTCCATCCAATCTTTAACCACCCAAAGTACCCCCGCAACATACAATGCCGGCTAGTCGAACTCCTCACTGGACACGGCTTCTACGGGGAATACAGCGCCCGCTTCCACCCACACATAGACCCACAATGCTCGTGCGGCGAACCCAAACAATCGCCCGAACACCTGCTCATGTTCTGCCCGGATACGGAAGAATACAGGCAAACTATTACTGAGATTTCGCCTGAACGCTCCTGGGAGGAGATATTTGGAACACTGCCGGGACTGGAGGCAGTATCTGAGCTCATACTCAAGTCGGGAATTGGCAAGTGTAGAGATCCGCCGGCAGCCGCTCAAACTCTGTAG